From the genome of Gryllotalpicola protaetiae:
CGCGGCATCCGCCGCCCCCGCCAAGCCCTAGCGCGTGCGCGGGTGAAAAGTCGCTTCCGCGGGAGGAGTTTCTCCCGCGGAAGCGTCGCAACTCCCGCGCACGCGGCGGCGGGGCCGCTAGGCCGGAGCTGGAACCTCCCAGATGACGCGGGTGCCCGACGACGTCGAGTCGACGGCGAGGGTGCCGCCACGCGCCTCGGCGCGGGCGCGCAGGTTCGCGAGTCCCGAGCGGCGGGTTGACGCATCCACCCCGCCCTGGCCGTCATCGGCCACTTCTACGCGCAGGCGCCCCGAGGCCAGCGCGACCGACACGTTGACCGTGCGGGCGCGCGCATGTTTCACGGTGTTCGACACGGCCTCGCGCACGACGGCCACGACGTCATCGGCGAGGCCGGCGGTCACCGTCGAGTCGAGCGCGCCACGGAAGTCGATGCGCGGGCTGCGCAGCAGCTCGTGCCGGTATTGCTCGACGACGTCGATGATGCGATGACGCAGCGATGACGCATCCGTCTGCGTCGCCGTCAACGCGAAGATCGCGAGCCGGATCTGGCTGATCGCATCGTCGAGCTGGTCGGTGACCCGGGTGATGCTCTCGCTCACATCTTCACGGATGCCCGTGCCGAGCAGCCCCTGCAGCTCGAGGCCGGAGCCGAAGAGCTGCTGGATCACGTTGTCGTGCAGCTCGCGTGCGATGCGCCCGCGGTCACGGACGACGGCCATGCGCTGGCGGGCCTCGCGCGCCTCGGCGAGCGCGAGGGCGAGGCTCGCCTGCGCGGCGAACTCGGCGGCCATCTCACGCGTCGCCGGGCTGAAGACGACCTGATCGGTCGCGCGTCCGATCACGAGCACCCCGCTGCTCGCGCCGTCGGCGGTGAGCGGCAGGGCGAGGGTCGGGCCGAGTATGCCTCCGTCGGCATATGGATTCGGAAGGGTCGCGGCGAACTCGACCTGCCGGCTCGTGAACGCGTGTCCCGCGAGGGTGTCGGCGACGGCGAGCTCGTCGCCGACGGCCGCGCCCCACGCGCCGCCCGAGACGGCGGCCACGCGCAGGGTGCCGGCGCCACCGGCATCCGTCGTATCGGCCGTGGCTGTCGGGACGAGCACCAGCGCGACCGCTGCGTCGGCCGTGTCGCGCACGCGTTCGGCGATCAGCGCGAGCGGGTCGCGGCCGTCGCCGGCGAGCAGGGCGGCGGTGATCTCGGCGGTGGCGGCCGTCCAGGCCTGACGACGCGCGGTCTCGGTGAACAGGCGCGCGTTCTGGATGGCGAGGCCGGCGGTGGCCGCGAGCGCCGTGACGACCTCTTGATCTTCCGCAGTGAACCCGCCGTCGTGGTTCGTGAGGTAGAGGTTGCCGAAGATCGTGTCGCGCGAATGCACCGGGACGCCGAGGAACTCGCGCATGGGCGGGTGATGCGCCGGGAACCCGACGGAGCGGGCGTCGACGCCGATCTCGTCGATGCGGATCGGCTCGGGGCTGTCGATCAGTGCGCCGAGCAGACCGTGCCCGTCGGGCAGGTGGCCGATCGCCTTCGCCTCGTCGGGGTCGAGGCCGACGTAGATGAAACGCTCGAGGCGCTTGCCGCTCGGCGTCGTCGGCGCGGTCGACGAGAGCACGCCGAGGGCGCCGTACTGCGCGCCCGAGAGCTCGATCGCGAGCTCGACGATGCGCCGCAGCACCACCTCGAGGTCGAGCGCCGAGACGAGCTGCTCGTTCGCCTGGATCAGCGCGCGGAGCCGGGCTTCGACCGGTGTGGAGGATGGCACGGGATCAGGTTAGCCGCGGATTACGAGACGGGCGTCTTGCACGCTGGGACAGGCGCGAGGATGCTTGCGCCAACGAGCCTTTTCCTGGAGGAGCCGTGCTGAGTACGCCCCCGCGAGTTCCGCGCCTGACGCTGCTGTGGGGCGGCGCGGGAATCGTCGCAGCAACGGTGGTGCCACTGGCTTGGCAGGTGTTCCACCTGGTCCCGCCGACGGGGTGGGAGCGGCTGAACTGGGCGTGGGAGTCGTTCTCGACCACGGCCTCAGCGGCCGTTCTGCTCGCGGCGTTCACCGTGCTTGCGGTGGGCGTCCGACGTGAGTCCGGCATCGCCGGATCCTCGATTGCCGGGAACGTCGCGCTGATCGGCTTCGCCGTCGTCGGTCTTGCCGTGAACCTCTACAACTACGTACCGCCCGACTCGTTCCTGAGCCCGATGAGGCACCTGACGAACTCGGACTACAGCGGCGTGAGCGTGGCCGACCAGCAGACGCTGGCGCGGGCGATCTGGATCCTCGAGGGCGTCGTCTATCTGGGGCACGCGGCGCTCGTGGTGGCATCCGTCTTCGTCATTCGCGCGCACGTGCTGCGGGGCGCCGCGCGCTGGGGGCTCGCCGCGCTCGCGCTCGCGACGGTGGTCGTGGACCTCTTGTGGCACGCCGCTTTCGGGCCCGAGCTGTCGATCCGGCTGCTCAGCCAGGCGCAGGTTGTGGTGCCCCTGATCCAGCTGCTCGTCGGCGTCGTGTTCCTGCTTCAGGCGCGGAGCACGCGGGTGTCGGGGGTCACGCGTAGCGTTCTCAGCGCCGGCTGACAGTCACCTGGTAATCGTACATAGTTTCTACACTGACGTTGTATTGCTCCTCTTTATAAGGTATCTTTGTTCCCATGGCATCCGTCGGGTCAACCGCCGCGGCAGCGCTTGAGAATCTTCTCGAGCTGCTGCCGGTCGACCCGTGTGAGCTGAGCGACCGACAGGTGGTCGACTGGCTGGGCCGGGTGACTGAGGCCAAACGGCACATCGAGGCGCTCGAGCTGGCCGGGGCGGCGGAGGTCAATCGGCGCTCCGACCCGGAACCGGGCGGTGACTCTCTGGCGAAGCGACTGGGGCACAAGACCCCTGCGCAGGCGGTCGAGGCGATGACGGGGTCGTCGGCCAAGTCGGCGCGGCGGCTGATCGCCGACGTGGAAGATCTGGCCAAGCTGCCGGTCGTCGAGGCCGCGGTGCTTGACGGTCGCATCGGGCGTGACAGCGCAGAGGCGATCGCGGTCGAGTTGAAGAAGGCGATACCCACGGCGGATGCCGGTCGGGTCGCCGTCGCAGAGTCAGAGCTCGTTCGGCTGGCGACCGGGTCGTCGGCAGATCGGGTGCGCGAAGAGGCGCAGAAGGTCGCGGCAGAACTCTCACCGGAATCCATCGACGAGCGGGCCAAGCGGGCGCATGAGCAGCGCTACTTCTGGATCGGCAAGGAAGACAACGGGCTCGCGCCCGTGTCGGGGCGGCTGCCCGTCGAGGTCGCTGCCAAGGCGCGAATGGTGCTCGACGGCTTCGCGAGCCCGAAGCGGAAGGTGAGCTTCGCCGATGCGGGCGATGGCGGTGCGGATGCGCCGGCGGACACGCGAACGATCGGCCAGAAGTACGCCGATGGTTTCGA
Proteins encoded in this window:
- a CDS encoding GAF domain-containing sensor histidine kinase, which produces MPSSTPVEARLRALIQANEQLVSALDLEVVLRRIVELAIELSGAQYGALGVLSSTAPTTPSGKRLERFIYVGLDPDEAKAIGHLPDGHGLLGALIDSPEPIRIDEIGVDARSVGFPAHHPPMREFLGVPVHSRDTIFGNLYLTNHDGGFTAEDQEVVTALAATAGLAIQNARLFTETARRQAWTAATAEITAALLAGDGRDPLALIAERVRDTADAAVALVLVPTATADTTDAGGAGTLRVAAVSGGAWGAAVGDELAVADTLAGHAFTSRQVEFAATLPNPYADGGILGPTLALPLTADGASSGVLVIGRATDQVVFSPATREMAAEFAAQASLALALAEAREARQRMAVVRDRGRIARELHDNVIQQLFGSGLELQGLLGTGIREDVSESITRVTDQLDDAISQIRLAIFALTATQTDASSLRHRIIDVVEQYRHELLRSPRIDFRGALDSTVTAGLADDVVAVVREAVSNTVKHARARTVNVSVALASGRLRVEVADDGQGGVDASTRRSGLANLRARAEARGGTLAVDSTSSGTRVIWEVPAPA
- a CDS encoding HNH endonuclease signature motif containing protein, with protein sequence MASVGSTAAAALENLLELLPVDPCELSDRQVVDWLGRVTEAKRHIEALELAGAAEVNRRSDPEPGGDSLAKRLGHKTPAQAVEAMTGSSAKSARRLIADVEDLAKLPVVEAAVLDGRIGRDSAEAIAVELKKAIPTADAGRVAVAESELVRLATGSSADRVREEAQKVAAELSPESIDERAKRAHEQRYFWIGKEDNGLAPVSGRLPVEVAAKARMVLDGFASPKRKVSFADAGDGGADAPADTRTIGQKYADGFDEVFSAQARIADKLEVGGDHPTVWVTTTEAELAAGKGLAFFAGASEPTSVQVARKAVCTGGLQEVVLTETGAFLRLGRSKRAFSRRQRRAMAARDGGECIIPGCRVPAYRCEAHHVISWFEGGPTDVGNGVLVCPFHHDEVEKGPWQLKMVDGRPWVRWSYGGKTTEWQPVGSHLTPLSAT